A window of the Equus przewalskii isolate Varuska chromosome 10, EquPr2, whole genome shotgun sequence genome harbors these coding sequences:
- the HEXIM2 gene encoding LOW QUALITY PROTEIN: protein HEXIM2 (The sequence of the model RefSeq protein was modified relative to this genomic sequence to represent the inferred CDS: deleted 1 base in 1 codon; substituted 1 base at 1 genomic stop codon), whose translation MLIRLPKLEELQSPAGIALPGVTSXRHLLKDLELQKKVATPKQTNCNTESPAALEAAKTSGTPGSPTTRPEPHDPGGSLPLTPQMESRLEEEDPPGTGGGLGWKTRGPWTRSPGSCSGEAVLGRKRHRRRPSKRRRHWRPYLELSWAEKRQQDERQGQRASRVREEMFAKGQPVAPYNTTQFLMNDRDPVEPNLDVPHGASHPGSSGDSEAGDSDGGQVHGEFQQRDFSEAYERYHTERLQGLSKQELVQDYLDLERRLSQAEEETRRLQQLQGCISRQPCRQVEELAAEVERLRTENQRLRQENEMWNREGSRHNGEPGT comes from the exons GTGTCACTAGTTAAAGGCATCTGCTGAAAGATTTGGAACTT CAGAAGAAGGTGGCTACTCCGAAGCAGACTAACTGTAATACAGAGTCACCAGCAGCCCTGGAGGCGGCCAAG ACTTCTggcacccctgggagccccacaACCCGCCCTGAGCCTCATGACCCTGGTGGTTCCCTGCCCCTGACACCCCAGATGGAAAGCCGCTTGGAGGAGGAAGATCCTCCTGGGACTGGCGGTGGCCTGGGCTGGAAAACTAGGGGTCCCTGGACCCGGAGCCCAGGGAGCTGCTCGGGAGAGGCTGTGCTGGGCCGGAAGAGGCACCGACGGCGGCCGTCAAAGCGCAGGCGGCACTGGCGGCCCTATctggagctgagctgggctgagaaGCGACAGCAGGATGAGAGGCAGGGCCAGAGAGCCTCCCGAGTCCGTGAGGAGATGTTCGCCAAAGGCCAGCCCGTGGCCCCCTACAATACCACCCAGTTCCTGATGAATGACCGAGACCCTGTGGAGCCCAACTTGGATGTGCCCCATGGGGCCTCCCACCCAGGCTCCAGCGGGGACAGTGAGGCAGGGGACAGCGACGGGGGCCAAGTTCATGGTGAGTTCCAGCAGAGGGATTTCTCGGAGGCTTACGAGCGCTACCACACCGAGCGCCTCCAGGGCCTCAGCAAGCAGGAGCTGGTGCAAGACTACCTGGATCTGGAGAGGCGGCTGTCACAGGCCGAGGAGGAGACAAGGAGACTGCAGCAGCTGCAAGGGTGCATCAGCCGGCAGCCCTGTCGCCAGGTGGAGGAGCTGGCTGCTGAGGTAGAGAGGCTCCGCACGGAGAACCAGCGGCTTCGGCAGGAGAACGAGATGTGGAACCGAGAGGGCAGCCGCCACAATGGAGAGCCGGGCACCTAG